aggtaaacccaagttgtttattaactatcaaggtataaacaaaatattagaatttgacggttattacattcctagaatagaacacttaattgattgcatcaaaggagcaaaagtgttttctaaattcgattgcaaatctggtttttatcagattaagatggagagtgaatcaaagaaatttactgcattctccacactacagggacaatatatcttGAATGTtcttccaatgggtttagttAATGCActccagatatttcaaagaaaaatggataatctttttaaagattattttgagttacaggaccatattgtggagaaaattcataatttttcagacgtactcaaggacaagaagcaattgcaaagcttcttgagagttgttaattttacaggtatcttcattaaggatcttacaagatacagaaaggatttccgaccactcttgaaagaaacagagagttcaaagtggaaatgagaagaaatccacacaaaaaggATTTGTCGGTTGAAACAGGTTTGCAGTAACATGCCGaagcttgctataccacaGTAtgaggatgaattggtagtctatacGGACGCCAATGATTACAAATGggcagcagtgctcatgaagaagacaactacaggggaagaaccttgtagatatacaggagggttgttctcataacaacaagccaaagtttggcacatcaacgagaaagaattcATTGCGATTTGGAAAGCTTTTAAAAattggcctttatttttacttgctaaagaatttactttaaaagttgataatactaatcttaaagctttcttaaagaataaattagaatcaaaGATATAGAAAGCTCGcattatcagatggcaagttGAATGCCTATATTATTGctataatattgtcgttataaaatcttatgaaACGTTCTTGCAAATTTCCTAACGAGAGAtagaggcatctgaagcaaactccattaTGTACAGACTCAGGCACCTCCGagaaaacctcgaggagcttgaccAAAAGTTTGGACAGCTAGCggttaatgcccaagttgcaggacaaattcaaagagccgatctagacactgtccaggtcgtaataaggagttccttattagcatccacctcgctatggaacaacctacgagaaccaattcggaaggcgtcaccttcggggatgactcaTGAGTTGAaggagcatgacccaaaataTGCCGTTAAAGTACAGGGCTCTAGacctgtagcgtcggattcaagtaccgattaCACAAGACCATCACCAGACTCTAGTGAAACGACGACAATTGAGTCTCaagaagtgcaaactcctgttgattcaagtcaacccagcacctccAGGGTTaaggagggagagattagtcctgttgattcaagtcaacccagcacctccAGGGTTaaggagggagagattagccttaggccgaTGACAGACACCTCTAAAGTTAATACTAACGagttaatatcttcttctgcttggcagaAATACCAGcgtatgtggaaaaaattaatttcccgcaaAGGAGTAAACCCAAGCAAGACCATCATTGAAACAtccgaaaaatataatagggtctggatgttagaaggatcaaaaccagaagatgttcaggaatgatatgattttggagctcttgcttcagttcatactatgtcaccaagttttccgaaaatctcaaaactttcggagtggattagtggggctGTTTTGGTTCTTAGCAAAATAACCCCCACCTAAAGAGAGGCGATGTTTTCTGGAGATAAAGTTCGTATCAATTGCCCTAGAAACGATGGGAAAGGagtctcatccagcatttcatttcatgaaattgCAGAGACCAGACATGGtggctttcaacaaaatcaaagccgCCTCAGGCGAAGCTTCCCTGGTATCGGCCATTACTGAAGGTAGTATCTCTACCAAAAGAGCTTGAGGtttatgggtctgtctcacggAGAtcgacaaagtcaagtatccatccaaaatcttctcaaacaaagtgaatagatcattcctgttaaattccatgacaggaaaaaagCACTGAGTTTGCAGAAAGCTTATTCGAGAAAAAGAGGATGCTAATCTGGGAAAATAAGCTGCCAGCGACAGAGGTCACAAAGATGAAAACGTGCAATATGTTGCATgctgggcaatggcataaccatttgtGCCCTTGCTGTGAAAACTAGAGAAATCCCTATTCGGGACAAAAATTCAggtcacacaaaataaactCGAACCTGACCAGgacaagggaaaaagaaaaaattttacaaaaatgaagtaaaaattaaaaaatataaaaaatcaaggataagactgtcggtAGAAAACGATAAAAGAcaacagtcagcaaagcaGGAAAGCAAGTTGGAAATCATGTGACCAACAAACCATTATGACCGACAACTGGAAATCACGAGGCGATGGCTAATGCAATGATatcatcacaaaataagtTTGGAGTCTGAATTCGAAGTTCGtggacgcctataaataaagattcaatgaagcagaagggggacttcagaaaacttctcctactcttcaaagcattagaaTTTTGAgtctttttcaatcttttgtagtattataattttttagtttatgggtgtttccccaacaagtcaagtcctctacacCATAAGAGGCAaaaacagttgtctcctccagtggaggaataatatccatgtaatattctctatatttcttcaataaaagttaggcttctgttcaacctgtttgtccaaaattctattaactCCCTATATTGGAATCTCTTTTATGCTCTAAgttaggaaacgaaatagagTTGTGCTGTTTTGTTACTGCAGGACCCAAGTTCCTGCGGACCATctgctgcggtagtgtggttggaggaagtATGTAAAATCGAGGGCTATGAATACCCGGAAACAGAGCGATCAAATCAAGATACGAAGTTATGaggtcttaatttatttcagaagcatgttgggccatTTTTAGAGCATAAAATGGAGTATTAGGTTTTATTACTtaagaagggcaaaatgggCATAAAATTGGTTGAAGGACTgaatcaaaacaaaaaggaaaggTACAGGACTAAAACTGATATTGTCAAAGTTAAAAACCAAAAGGATtttaggacataaatagaggaCCATTCGAATCTTTCTCCCGTGAATTTTTCTCTTACAATTGCTtctattttatagaaataaagaaatgatTGATCTTCTCCTCTATCATGCACTTGAATTATTTTGCTAATTGTTACTGTCTTTCAAGCTTCCGTAATATAGCTAGTGGGCTGCAAAagttaaaatgaatttttggatttttgatttatatatatatacactccAATTCTTGTCCATCAAACTAGAGATTTTAAATTGATGGAGAAGAGAACGAATGAAAGAGAAAGTGAAAGATTGAATTAAACAgacaagaaagagagaaagaagaagggaagaaagaaacattttaatttcatctaCAAAGTTGAAGTTGTCCTTCTATTCAATTCCAGTCACAaccttttcaaatattattatactaatgtatttgttttcattgtaAAAAGACAAGTATACCCccacttaaatattattaattatattatcgaatatttaatattaaaacactaatattttttaatccaaaatatttaaaaagaatttgaacaTGAATGAGTCCAATTACAAAAGGTAATTTAATATCCCATAACAATTGAaaattgggaaaaatgcaagtaaccctcttgtgatattgcaaatgagtaaattacccccttatgaaaaagcaaatagtgatttaccttcctatgatttctaaaatgaagcaatttacctctctatataagaaggtaaattgctttattttaaaaaatataggggataaattattatattcttttttcataggggtgtaatatatacatttttaatattatatggggataaattgctattcacccattgaaaatttaataacatacataaaatttgaatgagtCCAATCACACAAGACACTTCAATAACCTGCTTCGAGTTAATTACAcaatgtttttaataaaattgttggcTTTTGAAAGAATTCTGCTTTGCAGCACCAAGGGCAATGAGTATCATAGACAATAGGTTGTGGAAGAGCCCGTGACTGATCCAGTTTCAGGAGATAAGCCAATACAGAAACTTTTTCCATTGTATCtgctattttgttttatgtggATTAATAAATCCACTCATGCTCCATGATATACACTTATTTAATCCTTGATCTTGGTATTTCATCTTATTGCATCATATTCAACGGTAGAGGATTGGAAGAAGCCTCCAGTTCTTGACTCTTAAGGATAAAGAATTCTTCATTAAATCAATTCTGCCATAGTGATACGTGGCTAGGAGGGGATGCTGttgaaataccaaaaaaaacccttcattaagggcatttctGTCATTTAAGTAAGGATCCGCGTCTTTTCCATTAGTCGGGTCGAACATGACCCGACCCGGGTCCATCTGCCTttgaagacccggacaatcaTAGCCGTCTGATCATAGATGCGGGTCAGTAGGATGAGACCACGTGGCTGGTCAACGCAATCCTATTGAGCCCTATATATAGACCCGAAACGCCGTCATTAAAGGTAACTGTTGCGCATtaattgagatcgaactttgagatagaacacttttctctcgatcaacctaacttgagtgTCGGAGAGTCATTGTctgggacgtgcccgacgagctcacttCACTTGTTtcattctcagggaacccaaaatctggtgTTGGAAGAATCAACAATCTTAGTGGAGATCGAATCTCGAGATCACAttattcgacccggatcagttgGGCGCCCTCTGTGGGAATGTCTGAGAATTACCATGGAAGGTTCATCGAGGACAAACGCCGAAGAGGACGAGACACCGAGAAAGGGAGGAACGACTATTCAATTGACGAAAGAAGAGCTGTAGAGAATGATAGAAGAAGCTAGTAGGAATGCCATTGTGGAATACGAGAGGAGGATTGCGACCCCACTGGGCAAAGAAACTGCAAGGAAGCAATTGTTCGAAACTACTGAACCCCAGAGAGAGTCACGGGTGCAGTGCAAACCAGAGCGTAGAACTAAGAAACCGGTCTCGTCAGATGCGAGGTCCAGCAGCCATGCTCGGTTGAAGAGAAGAGAACCAGTGATCTCACGGGCAGAAGTGGAGAGTGTGGGGAAGCAAATAGAGAACCtgaacaaacaaattaacaaGCTGAAAAAGTGAGGAGAGATAGTCGCACATAACAAGAACTCCCCTTTCAACAATGATATTTTGGTTCAAGTGGTGGAACTAGGGTTCAGAGTACCTGATTTGCCGAGGTATGATGGGACGAAGGACCCATACGAGCATGTGGCAGCCTTTGATATGGTGATGAATCTGTATGGGCAGCCAGGTCCCATAATGGCCAAGTTATTCGCTACTACGCTAACGGGGAAGGCACAAATGGTTTACCAACTTGCCCCGAGGAAGCGTCGATTCACATGAGCAGCTGGTTCAGAAATTCTCTTTCCACTTTGCGAGCCGGAGAAAGCAAAAGAGGCCAGCCACCCACCTCTTCACTATACGACAAAGGGATGATGAGACGCTAAAGAGTTTCGTGGGTAGGTTTAACAATAAGATGATAGAGTTTGCGCATTGACATGATGACTAGTATCCTAATCCACGGATTGAAAAAGGGCCCCTTCGCATCTGCGCTCGCACACGACCCGCCCGGTGATGCAGAACAACTAATGGCCCTAGCTCAAAAATACATAGACGAGGAGGAGATGAACGCGATGAAAGATTATTAGCGAAGGGAACGCGAGTAGTTGTACAGACGACCGAGTGATACAAGGGAAGGTGGAGGGAGCAAGCTTAACCAGGATAAGCCTAAAGAGCCAAAgtatataccaaaatatcaCAATTACACTCCGTTACCAATGTCCCGAGAAAAAGCTCTAATGATGGTCGAGAATGCTGATGTTCTCAAATGGCCGAGGCACACCAGGTACACTCCCTCGAAGAAGTTTTCTAATAAGTATTGCAGGTTCCACAGGGAGAGGGGACACAATACCGAAGAATGCTTCCAACTCaaggatgaaaattgaaagGCTGGTGAGGCAAGGATACTTCAGGGATCGAGTTCCTCAAAACTGCAAGACTAGTAAAGATGAGACAAGGAGAAGTAGGTCGAGGAGCCGAGATCGAAACCTTGGCCCCTCGAGAGCGACCAATACCCAGATCACCGGAGGTAATGCACCAACAAAAGGAGTGATCTACACTATAGCAGGGGGTTCTAGCTCGGGAAATTCGAACAGGGACAGAAAGAGATGTGCTAGGACCCTGAGTTCAAGCAGAGGATGGGAGTTCGTGCTAAAGGTCGAGGAGGAAGAAGCCATCTCTTTCAATAGTTCGGATAAACCAAAAGAAAGTGGCTAGATGAACGATCCGATGGTTATCAAATTGGACATTGCAAATTTCACGGTTCACAAAGTACTGGTAGATAGTGGAAGTTCTGCAGACATCATCTTCAAGAACGTGATCGACAAGATGGGCTTGGAGAATATTCGATTAGAGCCAGTGAAAACCCCACTAGTCGGTTTTGGGGGAAGCGAAGTGGCGTCGATAGGGATGGTCAAATTACCAGTATCCATGGGGGACGAACCGAAGCGAAAAACTACGATGGTGAAATTCCTGGTAGTGGACACGCCGTTCGCGTACAATGTGATTTTAGGCAGACCGGGCTTGAATTTGTTCAGAGCAATCATCTCCACGTATCACATGAAACTGAAATTCCCAATGGATAATGGGGTCGCCGAGGTCGCATGCGATCAGAAGGAGGCTCGGAAGTGCTATAACTTATCGCTGAGAGGGGAGCCCGgacagaagaaaagaaaagtcaaGGAGGACGCTGAACCTTAACCCTATGAGGTCGAACATTTGAAACCTAGCGATGAGTACAAGGTCGTGCAGCTCACACCTGACGAGCCGGACAAGACTACCAGGATAGGTGCAAGCATGAAGGAAAAGGAGATGGCCATGATCAGTTTCTTAAGGGAGAACATGGACGTGTTCGCGTGGAGCCCGTCTGATTTCACAAGAATCAACCCCGAGGTGATCATACATAGGCTAAATGTAGATCCGACAATGCGACCTGTGCAGCAGAAGAAGAGGTCGTTCGGGGGCGACAAAAATGAGATCATAAGGGAGGAGGTGGACAAGCTGCTAAAAGCCGGTATGTATCGGAAATTCACTACACCGATTGGCTTTTTAACGTGGTACTTGTTCCCAAATCTTCCGAAAAATGGCGGATGTGTGCGGATTTCACAAAACTAAACAAGGCTTGCCCGAAGGATCCGTATCCATTGCCCAGAATTGACGTCATGGTAGATTCCACAGCTGGTTTCGAGATGTTCTCAATGACGGACGCCTACCATGGGTATCACCAGATCTACATGGCGGAAGAAGACAGAGATAAGACCTCTTTCATTACAGAAAAggaaatttattgttataatatgaTGCCCTTTGGTTTGAAGAATGCAGGAGCAACATACCAGCGGCTGGGGAATAAGATGTTTGGCGACATGCTCGGAAAAACAATGGAGCTTCATGTCGACGACATGCTCGTCAAGAGCAAGAGGTCGCAGGATCACCTCGCGGATCTCGCACAGGCGTTCGCTATCATGAGATCATACGGGATGAAGCTGAATCCGAACAAATGCACTTTACGAGTAGGAGGAGGAAAATTTTTTGGGCTATATGGTAAGCGAACATGGGATCGAAGCTAACCCGGAGAAGATCCAGGCCATCGTAAACCTGCGATCACCAACCACGATCAAAGGGGTGACGAAGCTAACAGGGAAGATCGCCTCACTAAGCAGGTTCATCTCGCGATCAGCAGACAAGAGTCTTCCCTTCTTCATGGTCCTGCAGAAACCTAAGAGCTTCGAGTGGGACGAAGAATGCGAGAGAGCATTGCAGGAGCTGAAAGAATACTTGACAACACCTCCCCTGCTCGCGAATACAAAAGATGGAGAGGCACTATTCCTATACTTGAGTGTATCAGAGAACGCAGTCAGCGTAGTATTGGTTAGGGAAGAAGGAGGCCAGCAGAATTCGATTTACTATGTAAGTAAGATGCTCCAAGGCGCAGAGTTAAGATACATGGAGATGGAGAAAGTTGGTGCTCACGTTAGTGGTCACCGCTCGAAAGTTGCGACCATACTTCCAGTCGCATAAAGTGGTAGTATTAACGAACCATCCCCTTAAACATATAATGTCGCGACCCAAAGCCTCGGGCAGGATGATCAAATGGGCAGTAGAACTGGGGCCATATGACATAGATTATCAGCCCAGGACAGCACAGAAGGCACAGGTGTTGGCAGACTTTGTGATGGAGCTATCTAGCGACCCCAAGTCACCCTTGGTCGCCGAGGAACAAGTCTCGAAGTGGATGTTGCATGTGGATGGAGCTTCGAACGCCAACAACAGGGGGGGGCAGGAATATTAATCCAGGGACCAAAGGGAGTTGAGATCGAGGTAGCAGCTCGCTGGTCCTTCCCAGTGACCAACAACGAGGCAGAATATGAGGCGCTCATAATAGGACTGGAGCTCGCATACGATGCCGGAGCCCGAGACTTGGCAGTCTTCATGGATTCCCAACTAATCGCCCTACAAATCGAGGGGACATATGAGATGAGGGAAAAAACGATGACATCTTACAGAGAAATTGTCAAACAATTGATGAATAAATTCGACAAGTGTTCGGTTTTGCAGGTCCCTAGAACAAAAAACGATAAGGCAGACGCCTTATCCAAATTTGGGGCCGCAATGGACGGAATCAGAGATCGCAAAATCACAGTCCTGGTTCGCGAGCGATCGTGCCTCACGAACAAAGCAGACGTTCAAATGGTCGCAGAATCCGAGTCATGGAAAGACGAGATTATCAAGTACCT
The window above is part of the Sesamum indicum cultivar Zhongzhi No. 13 linkage group LG7, S_indicum_v1.0, whole genome shotgun sequence genome. Proteins encoded here:
- the LOC105165882 gene encoding uncharacterized protein LOC105165882; the protein is MVIKLDIANFTVHKVLVDSGSSADIIFKNVIDKMGLENIRLEPVKTPLVGFGGSEVASIGMVKLPVSMGDEPKRKTTMVKFLVVDTPFAYNVILGRPGLNLFRAIISTYHMKLKFPMDNGVAEVACDQKEARKCYNLSLRGEPGQKKRKVKEDAEP